Proteins encoded together in one Carassius auratus strain Wakin chromosome 32, ASM336829v1, whole genome shotgun sequence window:
- the LOC113051301 gene encoding mitotic spindle assembly checkpoint protein MAD2A-like, with translation MSKTLKGITLKGSAELVAEFFSFGINSILYQRGIYPAETFTRVTQYDMSLHLTTDAKLKNYLTNVISQLKEWLFDCTVQKLVVVITCLETNEVLERWQFDIECDKTAKENGAPREKSIKAIQEEIRSVIRQITATVTFLPLLETACAFDLLIYTDKDLEVPEQWEESGPQLIDQSEEVRLRSFTTSVHKVNSMVAYKRTNSM, from the exons ATGTCTAAGACATTGAAAGGAATCACACTGAAGGGGAGTGCAGAACTCGTTGCTGAGTTTTTCT CATTTGGAATCAACAGCATCTTGTACCAGCGAGGAATCTACCCAGCAGAAACCTTCACCAGAGTTACTCAATATGACATGAGCCTTCACCTGACCACAGATGCAAAGCTGAAGAACTACCTCACCAATGTCATCTCACAACTCAAAG AATGGTTGTTTGATTGCACAGTTCAGAAGCTGGTGGTTGTCATCACATGCCTGGAGACCAATGAGGTGCTGGAGCGATGGCAGTTTGATATTGAGTGTGACAAGACAGCAAAGGAGAACGG TGCACCCAGGGAGAAGTCCATAAAAGCTATCCAAGAGGAAATCCGTTCTGTTATCAGACAGATTACTGCCACAGTCACCTTCTTGCCATTATTAGAAACTGCCT GTGCTTTCGACCTTCTGATCTACACCGACAAAGATCTTGAGGTACCCGAGCAATGGGAGGAATCTGGGCCTCAActaattgaccaatcagaagaggTCCGCTTGCGTTCCTTTACTACTTCTGTTCATAAGGTGAACAGTATGGTGGCCTACAAGAGGACAAACTCCAtgtga